Proteins from a single region of Allofrancisella inopinata:
- a CDS encoding cytochrome bd oxidase small subunit, CydX/CbdX family has product MYYLAWIISAFLATSAGCYVASRIDKKEP; this is encoded by the coding sequence ATGTATTATTTAGCATGGATAATATCAGCATTTTTAGCAACTAGTGCTGGTTGCTATGTTGCTAGCAGAATAGATAAAAAAGAACCTTAA
- a CDS encoding dihydrofolate reductase, which produces MISLIVAYDKNFGIGKENSLAWKLSEDLKNFKKITENNYIAMGRKTFESIGRPLPNRKNIILTRDKNYKQDNCLIIHCVEEIINFAQSKPHYEIFIIGGAQIYKEFINLADRLYITEVDTQIKDLDAFFPKWDESKYKRIGQKQYSKDDKNEFDFTFSVFEKI; this is translated from the coding sequence ATGATTTCTCTAATTGTTGCTTACGATAAAAACTTTGGAATCGGTAAAGAAAACTCTTTGGCTTGGAAGCTTTCTGAAGATTTAAAGAATTTTAAAAAAATAACCGAGAATAACTATATTGCAATGGGAAGAAAAACTTTTGAGTCTATCGGAAGACCTCTACCAAATCGTAAGAATATAATTTTAACTAGAGATAAAAACTACAAGCAAGATAACTGCTTAATTATTCATTGCGTAGAAGAAATAATCAATTTTGCACAATCTAAACCCCATTATGAAATATTTATAATTGGTGGCGCTCAAATATATAAAGAATTTATAAATCTAGCTGATAGACTGTATATCACTGAAGTTGATACACAGATTAAAGATCTTGATGCATTTTTCCCCAAGTGGGATGAATCAAAATATAAACGCATAGGTCAAAAACAATACTCAAAAGATGATAAAAATGAGTTTGATTTTACGTTTAGTGTATTTGAAAAAATATAG
- the rpsB gene encoding 30S ribosomal protein S2 — MSLMKDMLSAGVHFGHKKAFWNPQMNEYIFGINHGVHIINLEKTVPLFQDAVNFVGKTIANGGKVLFVGTKRQAQSIVEAEAKRCGMPYVSHRWLGGMLTNYKTVRQSIKRLAQLEKMREDGTLESLTKKEMLQNLRTIEKLEKVLGGIKEMGGIPDAIVVIDSNKEHIAIQEAKKLGIKVVAVVDTNSNPEGIDYIIPGNDDAVKSISFYMSKFADAIIDAQGLDRAIAAKTEETTEAKED; from the coding sequence ATGTCATTAATGAAAGATATGTTATCAGCTGGTGTGCATTTTGGACACAAAAAAGCTTTCTGGAACCCACAGATGAACGAATACATTTTCGGTATTAACCATGGGGTTCATATTATCAACTTAGAAAAAACAGTCCCACTTTTCCAAGATGCTGTAAATTTTGTTGGTAAAACAATAGCTAATGGCGGTAAAGTACTTTTTGTTGGTACTAAGAGACAAGCACAATCAATAGTTGAAGCTGAAGCTAAAAGATGTGGTATGCCATATGTAAGTCACAGATGGTTAGGCGGTATGCTTACTAACTATAAAACTGTTAGACAATCTATCAAAAGGTTAGCTCAGTTAGAAAAAATGAGAGAAGATGGTACTTTAGAGTCTCTAACTAAAAAAGAAATGTTACAGAACTTAAGAACTATCGAAAAGTTAGAGAAAGTCCTTGGTGGTATCAAAGAAATGGGTGGTATCCCTGATGCTATCGTGGTTATCGATAGTAATAAGGAGCACATTGCTATCCAAGAAGCTAAAAAGTTAGGTATCAAGGTTGTAGCTGTAGTAGATACAAACTCTAATCCAGAAGGTATTGACTACATTATTCCAGGTAATGATGATGCGGTTAAATCAATATCTTTTTATATGAGTAAGTTTGCTGATGCTATTATCGATGCTCAAGGTTTAGATAGAGCTATAGCAGCAAAGACTGAAGAAACTACAGAAGCAAAAGAAGACTAA
- the uppS gene encoding polyprenyl diphosphate synthase, with product MTLAENSALKHVAIIMDGNGRWARKKFKPRVFGHKSSIASVDAAIEYCAENSVEVLTLFAFGRDNWSRSPQEVSDLMDLFYKTLKDKAPKLDKNNIVLKVVGDRSRLSKKLLEKIVQSEDLTKDNTGLELRIAIDYSGSWDIVNAAKAFAKDVVLSGLSPDDLDSNSFEKYLIGGTLPIDLLIRTSGEVRLSDFMLWQLAYAEMYFTDVMWPDFSKKEMQQAVDYFHSRQRRFGKSVEHI from the coding sequence ATGACTTTGGCTGAGAATAGCGCTCTAAAACATGTTGCCATAATTATGGATGGCAATGGTAGGTGGGCAAGAAAAAAGTTTAAGCCAAGGGTTTTTGGTCACAAGAGTTCAATAGCAAGTGTTGATGCTGCGATAGAGTATTGTGCTGAGAATTCTGTCGAAGTGCTTACCTTGTTTGCTTTTGGTCGCGATAATTGGTCTAGATCACCTCAAGAAGTTTCGGATTTGATGGATCTTTTTTATAAAACACTAAAAGATAAAGCTCCAAAGCTTGATAAAAATAACATTGTCCTTAAAGTGGTTGGTGATAGATCAAGATTGTCTAAAAAATTGCTGGAAAAGATAGTTCAAAGTGAGGATCTAACCAAAGACAATACAGGTCTAGAACTTAGGATAGCTATTGATTACTCAGGCAGCTGGGATATTGTAAACGCAGCAAAAGCTTTTGCTAAAGATGTGGTTTTAAGCGGTTTATCTCCAGATGATCTAGATAGCAATTCTTTTGAAAAATACTTAATTGGTGGAACGCTTCCTATAGATTTGCTTATTCGCACTAGTGGAGAGGTTAGGCTTAGTGATTTTATGTTGTGGCAATTGGCATATGCTGAAATGTATTTTACGGATGTGATGTGGCCAGATTTTTCCAAAAAGGAAATGCAACAAGCGGTAGATTATTTTCATTCTCGTCAGCGAAGATTTGGCAAGAGTGTAGAGCATATTTAA
- the pyrH gene encoding UMP kinase produces MSSDSSEYSKMAPKFKRILLKLSGESLSADHSFGISVEAAQPILNQIKIITQLGIGLAIVVGGGNILRGGRANFGDKIRRATADSMGMIATMINALALRDMLMSEGLDVDVFSARGVDGLLKVASAHEYNQALDAGKVVIFAGGTGNPFVTTDSSASLRAVEINADALLKATTVDGIYDKDPNKHPDAKRFEQVSFEEVVREELCVMDLGAFTQCRDFNIPIYVFDLGQPYALLDAVTDSKYGTWVTLN; encoded by the coding sequence ATGTCTAGCGATTCGTCAGAATATTCTAAAATGGCTCCAAAGTTTAAGCGCATTTTGCTTAAACTTAGTGGAGAGTCTCTATCTGCAGATCATAGTTTTGGTATAAGTGTTGAAGCTGCACAGCCTATTTTGAATCAGATTAAAATTATTACCCAGCTAGGTATTGGGTTAGCTATAGTTGTCGGAGGCGGCAATATCTTACGTGGGGGTAGAGCTAATTTTGGTGATAAAATTAGAAGAGCCACAGCTGATTCTATGGGTATGATAGCAACTATGATAAATGCTTTAGCATTGCGTGATATGCTTATGTCAGAGGGCTTAGATGTCGATGTTTTCTCTGCAAGAGGTGTTGATGGGCTACTTAAAGTTGCTAGTGCACACGAGTATAATCAAGCATTAGATGCTGGTAAGGTAGTTATATTTGCTGGTGGAACTGGCAACCCTTTTGTTACTACAGATAGTTCAGCTAGCCTTAGAGCTGTTGAGATAAATGCAGATGCATTACTTAAGGCCACTACGGTTGATGGTATTTATGATAAAGACCCAAATAAGCATCCAGATGCTAAACGTTTTGAACAAGTTAGCTTTGAAGAGGTTGTGCGTGAGGAGTTGTGTGTAATGGATTTAGGAGCTTTTACTCAGTGTAGAGATTTTAATATACCTATTTACGTCTTTGACTTAGGTCAGCCATATGCTTTACTTGATGCTGTAACTGATTCTAAGTATGGTACTTGGGTAACTTTAAATTAA
- a CDS encoding recombinase family protein: MAIVGYARVSSVGQSLELQIEKLKAYGCTKIYTEKKSAMDQKRPELLKCLDYVRDSDDTLVVTKLDRIARSSLHLGKIVEQLQKKEVNFVVIDQQIDTTTSYGRLTFQILSSIAEFENEIRRERQKEGILKAKKDGKRLGRKMSISPETIKEVKDDITSSLTVANIMKKHRISNGTFYRIKNGQYDSLLELHNHKVS, encoded by the coding sequence ATGGCAATAGTAGGATATGCTAGAGTATCTAGTGTAGGACAGTCACTAGAATTGCAAATTGAGAAGCTAAAAGCTTATGGATGTACAAAGATCTATACAGAGAAAAAATCTGCTATGGATCAAAAGCGACCTGAGCTCCTTAAGTGCTTAGATTATGTTAGAGATAGTGATGATACTCTTGTAGTAACAAAACTCGACAGAATCGCTCGTAGCTCTCTTCATTTGGGTAAAATAGTTGAACAGTTGCAAAAAAAGGAAGTAAATTTTGTAGTTATAGATCAACAAATAGACACAACTACTAGTTATGGTAGGTTAACATTCCAAATATTATCATCTATAGCAGAGTTTGAAAATGAAATACGTAGGGAAAGACAAAAAGAGGGCATTCTCAAAGCTAAAAAGGATGGTAAAAGATTAGGTAGAAAAATGTCTATATCACCTGAAACCATAAAAGAGGTTAAAGATGATATAACATCTAGTTTAACCGTTGCTAATATTATGAAGAAACATCGAATCAGTAATGGCACCTTTTATCGTATTAAAAATGGTCAATACGATTCTTTATTAGAATTACACAATCACAAGGTATCTTAG
- a CDS encoding DUF2442 domain-containing protein — protein sequence MYWDIKNVNYKKHLKLEIEFADGLKGELCFNEENLKGVFEPLKKTDEFRKFFIGNGKTIVWDCGVDVAPDRLHNDIKNKGYCIL from the coding sequence ATGTATTGGGATATAAAAAATGTAAATTATAAAAAACATTTAAAATTAGAGATTGAGTTTGCTGATGGTTTAAAAGGTGAATTATGCTTTAATGAAGAAAATTTAAAAGGGGTGTTCGAGCCTCTTAAAAAGACTGATGAGTTTAGAAAGTTTTTTATTGGTAATGGAAAAACCATTGTTTGGGATTGCGGTGTTGATGTAGCTCCAGATAGACTACATAATGACATAAAGAATAAAGGGTATTGTATTTTATGA
- a CDS encoding IS701 family transposase has protein sequence MDKDLLDIYTDYLISQTKYATATKLSDILDQEVSHDKITRFLNKSDLTSLEFWKYIKPLVRKHNSEYDVLCLDDTISEKPSTDENDIVCWHHSHAKSVHVKGINIVSCMLSTSNLSIPIDYEIVKKDERYYDEKDKRYKRRSKVTKNQMFQNMINRAVINHVKFKYILADSWFCSKDNMNFIHHRLSKKFILGMKSNRVVALSDYARKSKDFIKLSELDIADGESLKIWLKDMNFPVLLTKKIFINENGTKGILYLVTNDLEIDSNQLYHDYQKRWQIEVYHKSIKQNTSLSASPTKVEKTQRNHIFCSLVAFCKLEMLKIKTSLNHFALKYKLLVRSNAIALKELYEIRNS, from the coding sequence ATGGACAAGGATTTACTAGATATATACACAGACTATCTTATAAGCCAAACTAAGTATGCTACAGCCACAAAATTATCAGATATATTAGATCAAGAAGTATCACATGACAAAATAACAAGGTTTTTAAACAAGTCAGATTTAACAAGCTTAGAATTTTGGAAATATATAAAGCCTTTAGTTAGAAAACATAACAGCGAATACGATGTTCTTTGTTTGGATGATACAATTAGTGAAAAGCCAAGCACAGATGAAAATGATATAGTCTGTTGGCATCACTCTCATGCTAAAAGTGTTCATGTAAAGGGTATTAATATAGTCTCATGTATGCTTAGTACATCAAACTTATCTATTCCTATAGACTATGAGATAGTGAAAAAGGATGAGCGATATTATGATGAAAAAGATAAGCGGTATAAAAGAAGATCTAAAGTTACTAAAAACCAAATGTTTCAAAACATGATAAATCGAGCAGTTATTAATCATGTTAAGTTTAAATATATTTTGGCAGATAGCTGGTTTTGCTCTAAAGATAATATGAATTTCATACATCATAGATTATCGAAGAAATTTATACTTGGTATGAAGTCAAATAGAGTTGTTGCCTTGAGTGATTATGCTAGAAAGAGTAAGGATTTTATTAAGCTCTCTGAACTTGATATTGCTGATGGAGAATCTTTAAAGATATGGCTTAAAGATATGAATTTCCCTGTGCTTTTAACAAAAAAGATTTTCATAAACGAGAACGGTACAAAAGGAATTTTATATCTTGTAACAAATGATTTAGAAATAGATTCTAATCAGTTATACCATGACTATCAAAAAAGATGGCAAATAGAGGTTTATCATAAATCAATTAAGCAAAATACTTCTTTATCAGCCTCACCAACTAAAGTTGAGAAAACTCAAAGAAATCATATTTTTTGCTCATTAGTAGCTTTTTGTAAACTAGAAATGCTTAAGATAAAAACTTCACTAAACCACTTCGCTCTGAAATATAAGCTATTAGTTAGATCTAACGCTATTGCTCTTAAGGAGTTATATGAAATTAGAAATTCATAA
- the tsf gene encoding translation elongation factor Ts, with protein sequence MSNISAKLVKELRERTGAGMMECKKALVATNGDIEKAAEEMRISGQAKADKKASRVAAEGVIEAYAADGKAILLEINSETDFVARDESFKTFAKEAVKAAHTANAQDIEEVLTAKLSIHKETVEEARKSLIAKIGENIQVRRVKTIEAPTLGSYVHGGKIGVVVALEGGDEELAKDIAMHVAAVNPMVVSGDEVPADVVAKEKEIFTAQAKESGKPMEIIEKMIEGRIRKFLEEVALLGQAFVKDPSIKVEKLVKDKGAKVLGFIRLDVGEGIEKKEEDFATEVMNQIKG encoded by the coding sequence ATGTCAAATATTTCTGCTAAATTAGTAAAGGAACTTAGAGAAAGAACTGGTGCGGGCATGATGGAGTGTAAGAAAGCTCTTGTTGCTACAAATGGGGATATTGAAAAAGCTGCTGAAGAAATGAGAATTTCTGGTCAAGCAAAAGCTGATAAGAAGGCGTCTCGTGTTGCTGCTGAAGGTGTTATAGAAGCTTATGCTGCTGATGGTAAAGCAATACTGCTTGAGATTAATTCAGAAACTGACTTTGTTGCTAGAGATGAAAGTTTTAAAACTTTTGCTAAAGAAGCTGTTAAGGCTGCTCATACTGCAAACGCGCAGGATATAGAAGAGGTTTTAACTGCTAAGCTTTCCATCCATAAAGAAACAGTAGAAGAAGCAAGAAAATCACTAATTGCAAAAATTGGTGAGAATATTCAAGTTCGTAGAGTAAAAACTATAGAGGCTCCTACGTTAGGATCATATGTTCATGGTGGTAAAATAGGTGTTGTAGTTGCTCTAGAAGGTGGCGATGAAGAGCTTGCTAAAGATATCGCTATGCATGTTGCTGCTGTAAACCCTATGGTTGTTTCAGGTGATGAAGTTCCCGCTGATGTTGTAGCTAAAGAAAAAGAAATTTTCACAGCTCAAGCAAAAGAAAGTGGTAAGCCTATGGAGATCATTGAAAAAATGATCGAAGGAAGAATTCGCAAGTTCTTAGAGGAGGTTGCTCTTTTAGGTCAAGCTTTTGTAAAAGATCCTAGCATCAAGGTTGAAAAACTAGTTAAAGATAAGGGTGCAAAAGTACTTGGCTTTATCCGTTTAGATGTTGGTGAAGGTATCGAGAAAAAAGAAGAAGATTTCGCAACAGAGGTAATGAACCAAATCAAAGGTTAA
- the frr gene encoding ribosome recycling factor — MINDVIRDAEARMTKSLDVLADDLAKIRTGRAHPDVLAHITIDYYGVETPISQAANITVLDARTLGITPWEKGLASKIEKAILTSDLGLNPANLGDSLRIPMPALNEERRRELVKLVKSETESGRISIRNIRRDANSDIKELLKEKEITEDEAKRAEDSIQKLTDKMVAQADAMAAKKEQDLLSL, encoded by the coding sequence ATGATAAATGACGTTATAAGGGATGCAGAAGCTAGAATGACTAAATCACTAGATGTTTTAGCAGATGATTTGGCAAAAATTAGAACAGGAAGAGCACACCCTGATGTTTTGGCTCATATCACTATAGATTACTATGGTGTTGAGACGCCAATTTCACAGGCTGCTAACATAACAGTTTTAGATGCCAGAACATTGGGGATTACACCTTGGGAAAAGGGATTGGCTTCTAAAATTGAAAAAGCTATTTTGACTTCTGATCTTGGGCTTAACCCAGCTAATTTGGGTGATAGTCTTAGGATTCCAATGCCAGCTTTAAATGAGGAGAGAAGAAGAGAGCTTGTTAAGCTTGTTAAATCAGAGACAGAAAGCGGCAGAATTTCTATTAGAAATATTCGTCGTGATGCTAACAGCGATATCAAAGAGCTGCTTAAAGAAAAAGAAATCACAGAAGATGAAGCTAAAAGAGCAGAAGATAGTATCCAGAAGCTTACTGATAAAATGGTAGCTCAAGCTGACGCTATGGCAGCTAAAAAAGAACAAGACTTACTGTCTCTTTAA
- a CDS encoding MFS transporter, with protein MYNKEFQTTAYISLIYSSRMIGLFIIFPIFSLYINHLQYATPFLIGLALGIYGLTQAMLQIILSILSDRFGRKPIIVFGLILLIIGSIIAACSTNIYGIIIGRAIQGAGAIGSTLTALVADTTKEENRLKAMSMIGLSIGFSFIVAMMLSSILNSIIGLSGIFWLTAIFGVAGILMLAKIPTPKTPSFHHEAKTVFGLVKDVIIHQELLRLNYGIFSLHAILTALFIIVPTILTNILQIPTSYQWMIYLPVLIISFFMMFPFVMIAEVKRKMRKYFILAIALLAICLTGLVFGYSQTLVVSTTLVFFFAAFTFLESCLPSLVSKIAPAGSKGTAMGVFSSCQFLGIFIGGTLGGIIFHHFEILGVLIFCILLALSWLIISLAMAEPTYLNSKIYKLNCHVSEIKDHLEKFLLSQKGVYESIVCSDEETIYLKIDKKEFNENSFIYKIQREFNCQPINP; from the coding sequence ATGTATAACAAAGAATTTCAAACAACCGCTTATATTTCGTTAATATATAGTTCCAGGATGATAGGGTTGTTTATAATATTCCCTATATTTAGTTTATATATTAACCATCTACAATATGCTACCCCTTTTCTAATAGGCTTAGCACTGGGTATATATGGACTAACGCAAGCTATGCTACAAATTATTCTAAGTATATTATCTGACCGCTTTGGTCGCAAACCTATAATAGTGTTTGGATTAATACTTTTAATTATAGGAAGTATCATAGCTGCTTGTTCAACCAATATTTATGGAATTATAATAGGTAGAGCTATTCAAGGAGCTGGAGCAATTGGCAGTACACTTACAGCACTAGTCGCTGATACAACTAAAGAAGAAAATCGCCTTAAAGCAATGTCTATGATCGGGCTATCTATTGGGTTTTCTTTTATCGTGGCAATGATGCTTAGCTCTATTTTAAATAGCATTATCGGATTATCAGGAATTTTTTGGCTAACTGCTATATTTGGTGTAGCTGGAATACTTATGCTGGCCAAAATTCCTACCCCCAAAACTCCTAGTTTCCACCATGAAGCTAAGACAGTGTTTGGACTAGTCAAAGATGTAATCATTCACCAAGAACTTTTACGCCTTAATTATGGTATATTTAGTTTGCACGCCATACTAACAGCTCTTTTTATAATAGTTCCAACCATCTTAACAAATATTTTACAAATCCCAACCAGTTACCAATGGATGATATATCTGCCTGTTTTAATAATATCATTTTTCATGATGTTCCCATTTGTCATGATCGCTGAAGTTAAACGTAAAATGAGAAAGTACTTTATATTAGCAATAGCTCTACTGGCCATATGCTTAACAGGCCTAGTGTTTGGATATAGCCAAACCCTTGTAGTAAGTACTACACTTGTCTTCTTTTTTGCAGCTTTTACTTTCTTAGAATCATGCCTACCATCATTAGTATCTAAAATTGCCCCTGCTGGTAGCAAGGGTACTGCTATGGGAGTTTTCTCCAGCTGCCAGTTTTTAGGTATTTTTATAGGAGGCACTTTAGGAGGAATTATTTTTCATCACTTTGAAATTCTAGGCGTATTAATATTTTGTATTCTATTAGCGCTTTCATGGTTAATAATTTCTCTAGCCATGGCTGAACCAACTTATTTAAACTCAAAGATTTACAAATTAAACTGTCATGTATCTGAAATCAAAGATCATTTAGAAAAATTTCTCCTTAGTCAAAAAGGTGTTTATGAGTCTATAGTTTGTTCAGATGAGGAAACAATTTATCTAAAAATAGATAAAAAAGAATTCAACGAAAACTCGTTTATCTATAAAATACAAAGGGAATTTAATTGTCAGCCCATTAATCCATAA
- a CDS encoding cytochrome ubiquinol oxidase subunit I: protein MLPTLMSVDLARWQFGLTASFHFLFVPLTLGLTWIIFTMELMYIRTGKEVYKDMVKFWGKLLGINFALGIITGLTMEFEFGTNWSYYSQSVGDIFGTPLAIEGLAAFMLESTFAGLFFFGWDKLSKKQHLLSTFCMAIGSSFSALLILVANGYMQHPVGSEFVASTMRMETVSLLDVFLNHTAQTNFGHVMTAGYTTAAMFVVGISAYYIIRGRDLAFAKRSLGIGLGFGLVTCIVAILFGDANGVDVFKVQPLKMAAIEAEWETSKAPAAFNAVALPSQKEQKNNYAVEIPAVLGLIATHSTDVQIPGVKAILYGKMTADGTRDPNFAYYRNIKTGITAGVSPEEAEANPSIYEKVPSALVMIKQGGLAYADLLKWRESGHNDDKPNSNYKYYNNPEYQRYIGFGKMLTQAATEKYGVADSTTIAKAANNSELVKSVATNMVPDVASVFWSFRVMVFIGFFMFGLIIVGLILLIRNVLTSNAFTRFTLRIMTWSIPLPFIACLAGWYVTEHGRQPWTVYNELPTSISSSALTSTDVATSIAIFLLIDTAMFAVLLFLMFKYAKLGPSSLGTGKYHFEKNKQGK from the coding sequence ATGTTACCAACGCTTATGTCTGTAGATCTTGCAAGATGGCAGTTTGGTCTAACAGCATCATTTCACTTCTTATTTGTACCTTTAACTTTAGGTTTAACGTGGATTATATTCACAATGGAACTAATGTATATAAGAACAGGAAAAGAAGTTTACAAAGATATGGTAAAGTTTTGGGGTAAATTACTCGGAATAAACTTTGCCTTAGGAATTATTACTGGACTTACTATGGAGTTTGAGTTTGGTACTAACTGGTCTTATTATTCACAATCTGTAGGTGATATCTTTGGTACACCTCTGGCTATAGAAGGGCTTGCTGCATTTATGCTTGAGTCAACTTTTGCTGGGTTATTTTTTTTTGGCTGGGATAAGCTATCAAAGAAACAGCATTTATTATCTACTTTTTGTATGGCTATAGGATCAAGCTTCTCAGCTCTTTTAATCTTAGTAGCAAACGGATACATGCAACACCCTGTTGGTTCTGAGTTTGTAGCATCAACTATGAGAATGGAAACTGTTAGTTTATTAGACGTATTTTTAAACCATACTGCTCAAACTAACTTTGGTCATGTAATGACTGCTGGTTATACTACTGCAGCAATGTTTGTTGTAGGAATTAGCGCATACTATATAATTAGAGGTCGCGATTTAGCTTTTGCTAAAAGGTCTCTAGGTATAGGACTTGGCTTTGGCTTAGTGACATGTATCGTTGCGATACTTTTCGGTGATGCAAACGGTGTTGATGTTTTTAAAGTACAACCTTTAAAAATGGCTGCTATAGAAGCAGAATGGGAAACATCAAAAGCTCCTGCTGCATTTAATGCTGTAGCTTTACCAAGCCAAAAAGAACAAAAAAATAATTACGCTGTCGAAATCCCAGCTGTATTGGGATTGATAGCAACTCACTCTACAGATGTACAAATCCCTGGCGTTAAAGCAATACTATACGGGAAAATGACAGCTGATGGCACTAGAGATCCAAACTTTGCTTACTACAGAAATATAAAAACTGGCATAACTGCTGGTGTCTCTCCGGAGGAAGCTGAAGCTAATCCTAGCATTTATGAAAAAGTCCCTTCTGCGTTGGTTATGATAAAACAAGGTGGTTTAGCTTATGCAGATCTTCTAAAATGGAGAGAATCTGGTCACAACGACGATAAGCCAAACAGTAACTATAAATATTACAATAACCCTGAATATCAAAGATATATTGGTTTTGGTAAAATGTTAACCCAAGCAGCTACAGAAAAATATGGTGTAGCTGATTCTACAACTATCGCTAAAGCTGCTAATAACTCAGAGCTAGTTAAATCAGTTGCTACAAACATGGTTCCTGATGTTGCTAGTGTTTTCTGGAGTTTCAGGGTAATGGTATTCATAGGGTTCTTTATGTTTGGGTTGATAATAGTTGGTCTAATTTTACTAATTAGAAATGTTCTAACTAGCAACGCCTTTACTAGGTTTACTTTAAGGATTATGACATGGTCAATACCTCTACCATTTATCGCATGTTTAGCAGGATGGTATGTAACAGAACATGGACGCCAACCTTGGACAGTATACAATGAATTGCCTACTAGCATTAGCTCATCTGCTTTAACTTCTACAGATGTTGCCACCTCTATAGCAATCTTCTTGCTGATAGATACTGCTATGTTTGCTGTATTACTATTCTTAATGTTTAAATACGCTAAGCTTGGACCTAGCTCATTAGGAACTGGTAAATATCACTTTGAAAAAAACAAACAAGGTAAATAA
- the cydB gene encoding cytochrome d ubiquinol oxidase subunit II: MLLDVLQIISWLVVGVLIFLVAATVGFDFGVGILAKFVGKDDYEKRAIINIVGPTWDGSQVWFITAGGAIFAIWPQVYATSFSGLYIAILVVLWGLFLRPPAFEYRKKVDNPKWKNFWDWMLVLGSVIPIVVMGVAVGNLYLGFPISYDDTARLVYGTIVNGQYQSMWVTLIHLLSPFALLFGVFALIMALMHGSAYAKLRTTGTLRDRFRKVTNVSAMTYILIFIIAGIWITFIPGYQYTPNANLVNMSDALHHPFTSSTVSTNYSWYYNFNHAHIWMWLAPILAIVGALLVIKFNKQDKDGFAFLASTASILGAVLTVGFALFPFIMVSNTGGHQYSLTIWNASSSQTSLIGILCAAVIILPIIFSYTFFVYKKMWANGRRTSVQEIKANSLEMY, translated from the coding sequence ATGTTATTAGATGTTTTACAAATTATCTCTTGGCTAGTTGTAGGTGTTTTAATATTTTTAGTAGCGGCTACAGTTGGTTTTGATTTTGGTGTAGGGATTCTAGCTAAATTTGTAGGCAAAGATGACTATGAAAAAAGAGCTATCATAAACATTGTTGGTCCTACTTGGGATGGAAGCCAAGTTTGGTTTATTACAGCAGGTGGAGCAATTTTTGCAATATGGCCTCAAGTATATGCTACTAGTTTCTCTGGCTTATATATTGCGATTTTAGTGGTGTTATGGGGATTATTCTTAAGACCGCCAGCTTTTGAATACAGAAAGAAAGTTGATAATCCAAAATGGAAAAATTTCTGGGACTGGATGCTAGTATTAGGTAGTGTAATTCCAATAGTTGTGATGGGTGTAGCTGTTGGTAACTTATATTTAGGCTTCCCTATATCTTATGATGATACTGCAAGACTAGTATACGGCACAATAGTAAATGGACAATACCAATCCATGTGGGTTACACTAATCCATTTACTGTCACCTTTTGCTTTGTTATTTGGCGTATTTGCTTTAATCATGGCTCTTATGCATGGTTCAGCCTATGCAAAATTAAGAACCACAGGTACATTAAGAGATAGATTTAGAAAAGTAACGAACGTATCAGCTATGACTTATATACTAATATTTATAATAGCTGGTATCTGGATTACTTTTATTCCTGGTTATCAATATACCCCAAATGCAAACTTAGTAAATATGTCTGATGCTTTGCATCACCCTTTCACATCTAGCACTGTATCTACTAACTATTCCTGGTATTATAATTTTAACCATGCACATATTTGGATGTGGCTTGCTCCAATATTAGCTATAGTTGGTGCCTTGCTTGTAATTAAATTTAACAAGCAAGATAAAGATGGGTTTGCATTTTTAGCAAGTACAGCTTCTATACTTGGTGCTGTATTAACTGTTGGATTTGCACTGTTCCCATTTATCATGGTATCTAACACTGGTGGACACCAATATAGCTTAACAATCTGGAACGCTAGTAGTAGTCAGACATCTTTAATAGGTATTTTGTGTGCTGCGGTGATAATCCTACCCATCATCTTTAGCTATACATTCTTTGTATATAAAAAAATGTGGGCTAATGGTCGCAGAACATCTGTCCAAGAAATTAAAGCTAACTCATTAGAAATGTACTAA